A region of bacterium DNA encodes the following proteins:
- a CDS encoding VCBS repeat-containing protein, which yields MVLQLLTCFLLLAPMATPLLSQSFSPTVLVRDAGGIGDVTARDFNGDGDIDLMIASWWPGAALYYDRATFDSLIRYEVYVSGGSARNLTSGDFDNDGDWDVAIAAWDDEFCALLRNTGSSNPQSLFAIDTVFAQGGGPYAAKAADLNGDGETDLITSELRNATNQVRIFEQLNGSLEEIWLSSLAHDPLGLATADFNGDGTLEVLIAAGQDGGVYVMRHTSIGGYSLSQEIPGFTLTALAAADIDGDGETDIFACDFGADRIRRWEATGTGWAMSLLPGSVTNPRDIELADFDGDGLMDVACTAQGEQNSGGGVFWWRQSAAGTFTIQQITNESNFYGLAVSDYDLDGDLDLLAANVSSQQVVLFRNLMGTPSRIIGIVSSERGGAPIEGVIVTALETGTTGITDAAGRYELGVIEGVFSLRFHHPCWQTRTIVGIETNSEDTTFADAAMQRPVIELPVSSLNVFVQNEIVSTYELWIENSGDAPLHVESEPMSIAPLFPWIDVQPRSLAIQPGESGLFTVTFSPDTLNDGVYDFLGELTLLTNSCPDTVVRIAIHAIVLDSPDRDSRLPLTTRMESAFPNPFNATVTLPVEIGAADHYSIRTFDIMGRQVATLHNGYLSPGRMTFQWSAGEYASGTYFVVLESPRGRWETSIRLIK from the coding sequence TTGGTCCTGCAACTTTTGACTTGCTTCCTACTGCTCGCCCCGATGGCGACACCGCTGCTTTCTCAGTCTTTCAGCCCGACGGTGCTGGTTCGAGACGCCGGTGGCATTGGAGATGTGACAGCGCGTGACTTCAACGGAGATGGCGATATTGATTTGATGATTGCCTCATGGTGGCCCGGAGCCGCGCTGTACTACGATCGCGCAACATTTGACTCGCTAATCCGATATGAGGTTTACGTCTCAGGCGGTTCTGCGAGGAATCTTACATCAGGCGACTTTGACAATGACGGCGATTGGGACGTGGCCATCGCCGCGTGGGATGATGAGTTCTGTGCGCTGCTGCGAAACACAGGATCATCCAACCCGCAATCCCTTTTTGCAATCGATACCGTCTTCGCACAGGGCGGAGGACCCTATGCGGCTAAGGCGGCAGACCTGAATGGCGACGGCGAAACCGACTTGATTACAAGTGAGCTGAGAAATGCCACAAATCAGGTGCGCATCTTTGAGCAGTTGAACGGCTCTTTAGAGGAAATCTGGTTAAGCTCATTGGCGCACGATCCGCTCGGTTTGGCCACTGCCGACTTTAACGGCGACGGGACACTTGAAGTGCTCATTGCTGCCGGACAAGATGGCGGAGTCTACGTCATGCGTCATACGTCAATCGGAGGATATTCTCTGTCTCAGGAGATTCCCGGTTTCACGCTGACGGCCTTGGCCGCAGCGGACATTGACGGGGATGGGGAGACAGACATCTTCGCTTGCGATTTCGGCGCGGACCGCATTCGACGGTGGGAAGCAACCGGCACTGGTTGGGCGATGTCCCTTCTGCCTGGGTCTGTGACGAATCCTCGGGACATCGAACTTGCGGACTTTGATGGCGATGGTTTGATGGATGTTGCCTGCACGGCTCAAGGGGAGCAGAATAGCGGCGGCGGGGTGTTCTGGTGGAGGCAATCTGCAGCGGGAACGTTCACGATTCAGCAGATCACAAACGAATCAAACTTCTATGGTCTTGCCGTCAGCGACTATGATCTTGACGGAGACCTCGATTTATTGGCAGCAAACGTCAGCAGCCAGCAAGTCGTGCTGTTCAGAAATCTCATGGGGACTCCTTCTCGCATCATAGGCATAGTATCCTCAGAGCGGGGCGGTGCGCCGATTGAAGGCGTTATTGTTACTGCGCTGGAGACAGGAACTACGGGGATAACCGACGCTGCCGGACGATACGAACTGGGCGTTATCGAAGGTGTATTTTCGCTTCGATTTCATCACCCCTGCTGGCAGACTAGGACCATTGTCGGTATCGAGACAAACAGCGAGGACACGACTTTTGCCGATGCGGCAATGCAACGTCCTGTGATAGAATTGCCTGTTTCATCTCTTAACGTGTTCGTGCAGAACGAGATTGTCTCGACCTACGAACTTTGGATAGAGAATTCCGGAGATGCGCCGCTCCATGTGGAGTCTGAGCCGATGAGCATCGCACCTTTGTTCCCGTGGATTGACGTCCAACCCAGGTCGCTGGCGATTCAGCCCGGAGAATCAGGGTTGTTCACAGTCACCTTTTCTCCTGATACTCTGAATGACGGAGTCTATGATTTCCTCGGCGAGTTGACACTGCTCACAAACTCGTGCCCGGATACCGTAGTGCGAATCGCCATTCACGCTATTGTGCTGGATTCACCTGACAGAGATTCACGGCTGCCGCTCACGACACGAATGGAATCCGCGTTTCCAAATCCGTTTAACGCGACCGTGACGCTGCCAGTAGAGATTGGTGCCGCCGACCATTATTCAATACGCACATTTGATATTATGGGCAGGCAAGTCGCGACCTTGCACAATGGCTACCTTTCACCAGGACGTATGACATTTCAGTGGTCAGCCGGAGAGTACGCGTCCGGAACGTACTTCGTAGTGCTTGAATCCCCGCGTGGCCGCTGGGAAACTTCTATCAGATTGATCAAGTAA
- a CDS encoding T9SS type A sorting domain-containing protein, protein MGGWWRTLLVALLALSTQCLIFTDPSSATPPDILSTQTFDERGEFYSVVIAHTDTASPGTYLTGIALQNLFQAYAVKLNLNGETAWTRTWGTTNRMFDCLWRDGGGTMIGFTSENSTLDYKLVHFSGTGTLQNTWNFGGNQTSDRGFSAAYSGTGYLVVGQVTPGTFGDSDGSMVRLNQNGGVEWSQLYDSSSVVRRVAQVDSQTIWIYGTADSVAGAGRDFWMATANSTGEITAQFRFGGVRDEDLYDAVRVSEDLTLLVGWTRSFGDSARTNIWVVATNDFGDLIWQESFGGTENDAALCVRSVADRDSGFVVGGYWSEQHLGTRNAFLMKFDQDFDSVWTIVFNDTVNSSEFRDVALDASFRYHAAGIRSTPLPHGFYMKTDVDPSAPVQHSPLPFSLLLPDDGAFFTTDTMRFRWEATTDPDPGDQIAYALLFDTDTLFDDPFAVGPLQNPTHLLNRSDDIFDRYWRVVAQDQHGNLRVCSDRHRHVRKIRPDSTLAFNLLGPDSGSALTTPTGHFSWEAALDPDSADEVIFYCLFFQNEDSISLIDTIWGTSSNVTFTDHPFIQESDTVRWWVVANSRYPVMQRQSRQTWTFVNWNVSADPVPYVPAQFTFDRAYPNPFNTVVTLEYSLPQATNVNLSVFDITGRVVALLASGVEAPGSHTVRWDGTSDGAPVSTGVYFARLSADEFVATQKLLLLK, encoded by the coding sequence GGTTGGTGGCGAACACTGCTTGTTGCTTTGCTTGCTCTGTCTACGCAGTGCTTGATATTTACTGACCCGTCTTCGGCAACGCCGCCGGATATCCTCTCGACACAAACATTTGACGAACGGGGCGAATTTTACTCCGTCGTCATTGCCCACACCGACACGGCTTCTCCCGGGACATATCTTACCGGAATAGCCTTGCAGAATCTCTTTCAAGCATACGCTGTGAAGCTGAATCTTAACGGTGAAACCGCATGGACTCGAACATGGGGAACCACGAATCGCATGTTCGATTGTCTCTGGAGGGACGGCGGAGGAACCATGATTGGTTTCACGTCTGAGAACAGCACGCTCGATTACAAACTCGTTCACTTCAGCGGAACGGGGACACTGCAAAACACATGGAATTTTGGCGGCAATCAGACCTCCGATCGGGGTTTCTCTGCTGCGTACAGTGGAACAGGGTACTTAGTAGTTGGGCAGGTCACTCCGGGAACATTCGGTGATTCTGACGGCAGCATGGTCAGGCTGAACCAAAACGGCGGAGTCGAGTGGTCTCAACTGTATGACTCATCTTCCGTTGTGCGGCGTGTCGCACAAGTCGATTCGCAGACGATATGGATTTACGGAACTGCTGACTCGGTAGCAGGAGCGGGTCGTGATTTCTGGATGGCGACTGCCAACTCGACGGGCGAGATTACCGCACAGTTTCGTTTTGGCGGAGTTCGTGACGAAGATCTGTACGATGCAGTTCGCGTGAGTGAAGATCTGACTCTGCTGGTGGGCTGGACGCGTTCCTTTGGCGACAGCGCTCGAACCAACATTTGGGTTGTCGCCACAAATGACTTCGGCGACCTCATTTGGCAGGAGTCGTTTGGAGGAACAGAGAACGATGCAGCACTGTGCGTGCGGAGTGTTGCGGATCGAGACAGCGGATTCGTAGTAGGGGGCTACTGGTCTGAACAGCATCTTGGAACACGCAACGCCTTCCTTATGAAGTTCGATCAGGATTTCGACAGCGTTTGGACAATCGTCTTCAACGACACTGTGAATTCCTCGGAGTTTCGAGATGTTGCACTTGACGCGAGCTTTCGCTATCACGCCGCTGGGATTCGTTCTACTCCGCTGCCACATGGCTTCTACATGAAGACGGACGTGGATCCGTCTGCGCCCGTGCAGCATTCTCCGTTGCCTTTTTCGCTGCTGCTGCCGGACGATGGCGCGTTTTTCACGACCGACACGATGCGCTTCCGGTGGGAGGCGACTACAGATCCGGATCCCGGGGACCAAATCGCCTACGCGCTTTTATTTGATACCGACACGTTGTTCGACGACCCCTTTGCAGTAGGACCGCTCCAGAATCCGACGCACTTACTGAATCGTTCAGATGACATTTTTGACAGATACTGGAGAGTTGTTGCGCAGGACCAGCATGGTAACTTGCGGGTGTGCAGCGACCGCCATAGGCACGTTCGCAAAATCCGACCGGATTCCACTCTGGCCTTCAACCTGCTCGGCCCGGACAGTGGAAGCGCATTGACCACGCCGACTGGACACTTTTCATGGGAAGCGGCGCTTGATCCGGATAGTGCGGATGAGGTGATCTTCTATTGCCTGTTCTTTCAAAATGAAGATTCAATCTCTTTGATTGACACGATTTGGGGAACGTCTTCAAATGTCACGTTCACTGACCATCCTTTCATACAGGAAAGTGATACTGTGCGTTGGTGGGTGGTTGCCAATAGCCGGTATCCCGTGATGCAGCGGCAATCGAGACAGACTTGGACGTTCGTCAATTGGAATGTTTCTGCCGACCCTGTTCCATACGTTCCCGCGCAGTTCACCTTTGATCGGGCATATCCTAATCCGTTTAACACGGTGGTTACGCTGGAGTATTCACTCCCGCAGGCGACGAATGTAAATCTCTCGGTATTTGACATAACCGGAAGAGTGGTCGCGTTGCTCGCTTCGGGTGTCGAAGCCCCCGGTTCGCATACCGTTCGCTGGGATGGAACCTCCGACGGTGCTCCCGTATCGACCGGTGTGTATTTCGCACGTCTGAGTGCCGACGAGTTTGTCGCAACCCAGAAATTGCTCTTGCTTAAGTAA